A region of the Cytobacillus luteolus genome:
CAACCGTCCAGCGATGATTGATGCATTCTTAGAAGGTAAAGCTGCAGTAGCTAACACTCCAATTCCAAAAGCGTTCTGGATTGCTGCTGATGAGTCAGAGTTAAATCAATATGAGTACAGCCAAGAAAAAGCAAAAGAATTATTAGCAACAGCTGGTTATGTAGACGTTGATGGTGATGGTTTTGTTGAAGATCCACAAGGTCAACCATTCAAAATTTCATTCGGTCACTATGCTGGACCAGCAGTATTCGAAGGTCGTTCTCAAGCAATTATTCAAAGCTGGAATGATATCGGTGTTAAAACTGAATTAGCAACTGGTTCATTAGTAGAGTTTAACCTTTACAATGAAATGAAAGACAATGACGATGCAGCATTAGAAGCATTCTTCGGTTCTTGGAGCACTGGTGCAGATCCAGATCCAACTGGCCTATGGGGTAACGACTCTGAGTGGAACTATGGTCGTTGGGTAGACGCTGAAAACGCGCGCTTACTTGCTGAAGGTTTAAGTGAAAAAGCATTTGACAAAGACTACCGTAAACAAGTTTATGTTGAGTGGCAAAAATACTTCAACGAGCAAATGCCTGCTATCCCACTTTGGGAAAACATGGATCTTTATGGAATCAACAACCGTGTTCAAGGTGTAACTGTAAATGCGATTGGATTCCAAGATGATGTTTACAAGTGGTATGTAACTGAGTAGTAGTTATAATTTTACTAGATAAGGAGAATTCACATGCTTCAATACTCGCTACGAAGAATACTTAGCATGATTCCATTATTACTCCTTATCTCCCTAGTGGTATTCTCCCTGGCAAAAATGATGCCAGGGGATCCATTTGCGGGAGAAATTGATCCATCGAATACAAACCCAAAGTATATTGAAGAAATGAGAGAAAAGCTTGGTTATAATGACCCGATTCTCGTTCAATATGGAAGATGGATTACTAAATTTGTTCAAGGTGATTTTGGAAAATCAACAGTTTATAAAAAGCCTGCAGCTGAATTAATAGCAGATCGAATACCAAATACGTTATTGTTAGCTATTACAGCCTTAGTTTTAACGTATGTCATTTCATTTTTTATGGGTATGTATGCAGGAAGAAAACCTTACACTATAGGAGATAACCTCATTGCGGGTTACAACTATATTGCACTAGCAATCCCTTCATTTGTTGCTGCAATTCTAGCAATCTACTTTTTCTCATTCCAGCTTAATTGGTTCCCATTTAGTGGATCAGTGAAAATTGGTTTAGAAGAAGGAACGATGGAGTATTACTTAAGTAAAATGCACCATGTGTTATTACCTGCTTTAGTATTAGGACTTATGAGTTCTGCTTCTTATACACAATTCTTACGTAATGACATTATTGAAAACAGCCGTAAAGACTTTGTAAGAACGGCAAGAGCAAAAGGAACAAAAGAGTCAAAAATTTACAACAAGCATATACTTAGAAACTCAGTTATACCTTTAGTTACATTCCTTGGATTTGACATTGCTGCTTTAATCAGTGGTGCAGTTATTACTGAAACGATTTTTACTTATCCGGGAATTGGTCAACTCTTTTTAGAATCAGTAACTAGAAGAGATTATGCAGTAATGATGTCGATAACAATGTTACTTTCATTTTTATCACTTTTTGGAAATTTAATTGCAGACTTAGTATATGGATTAGTAGATCCACGTATTAGACTAGATTAAGGAGGGCAAATCATGGAAGTTGTTACAAAACCTAATACACCAACACCGAAAAATGTCGCTAAAAGTCCCTCCCCATGGGTGATAGCAAGAAGAAAGTTCGTTAAAAATAAATTAGCAATGATTAGTTTAATATTTTTAGTTGTAGTAACAATTCTTTCTTTTTTAGCTCCGTATATAACAACAAAAGATATCATAAGGGTAGACTTTATGAATATCAGTAAGGAACCATCTGCTGCGAACTGGCTTGGAACAGATACGAACGGAAGAGATGTATTTACTAGAATGCTTTATGCAGGTAAATCTTCTTTAACAGTTGGTTTAGCATGTATGTTCTTTATCACTTTAATTGGTACAACTGTCGGATCGATTGCAGGTTATTTTGGTGGTAAGGTTGACCAGTTATTAATGCGATTTGTAGATTTTATTTTAAACTTTCCATTCTTAGTCTTCGTAATTGTTTTAAATACGATCTTAGTTGGAAAAGTTTCGGGTTTATGGACGTTGATTGGTGTTATCTGTCTACTAAGCTGGGGTGGAGTAGCACGTATCGTACGTAGTAGAATACTTGCAGAGAAAGAGAATGAATATATTCTTGCTGCTGAATCAATTGGCTGTAGACCATCTAAAGTTATTATCAAACATTTATTGCCTAACGTAGCTTCTACTATAATCGTTCAAGCGACACTACTTATGGCAGTTATGATTGTTGCTGAATCAGCACTAAGTTTCTTAGGCTTCGGTGTACCAGTTGACACACCAAGTTGGGGTAATATGTTAGCTGAAGCACGTGATTCAGATGTTTTAAGAAACAAAACATGGATGTGGGTTCCACCAGCGGTAGCTATTACTTTAGTTATTCTATCAATTAACTTTATTGGTGAAGGATTAAAGGATGCAATGAATCCTAAATCAAGAAGATAAACAAGATCTATCACTTAATGTGATGGATCTTTTTTTTGTGCTCTAAAAAGAATGAATTCTAACTAATTAGCATAAGAATGTTTTAGTTTTGTTGTAAATTACTAACTATAATTCTAAAAATATTCTAACAATATTACAAAAAGTGCTTGTCGAACCTTAAAGTAATTTGTTATTATGTATAAGACTTAAAGAAGTCAGAAATAAAAAATAATTAATACAATTTTAAAAATTAACTTGTATTTGTAATCTTATTGTAATAAAATACAGTTAATATTATTTTCAGATAATTTGGTATCTTAAGTACACAATAATAATTCAGATTATTATGAATTATAAAATGGTACTAAAGTTGCATTAGGTACTGACTGGTATCTACGTCGATGGAAAAGGATGGTGACAGAATAAATGTCTGCATTACTAGAGGTAAAGAATTTAAAAACACACTTCTTTAAAAAGAAAACAGTTATTCCAGCTGTAGATGGTGTGGATTTAAAAATCAATAAAGGTGAAACTGTTGCGCTTGTTGGGGAATCTGGATCTGGAAAAAGTATAACTTCACTTTCAATTATGCGTCTTGTTCCGACTCCTCCGGGTAAAATAGTAGATGGTGAAATTTACCTAGATGGTAAAGAATTAGTAAGTATGTCAGAAAACGATATGTGTAAAATTCGTGGAAATGAAATATCAATGATTTTCCAAGAACCAATGACATCTTTAAACCCTGTACTTACCATTGGAGAGCAAATCACTGAAATACTAACATATCACCAGAAAATGACTAAAAATGAAGCAAATAAAAAAGCAATCGAATTGCTTGAAATGGTTGGCTTTTCGAGAGCTGCTGAACTGATAAATGATTTCCCACACCGACTATCAGGTGGGATGAGACAAAGGGTTATGATTGCAATGGCGATGAGCTGTAATCCAAAATTGCTTATTGCAGACGAGCCCACAACTGCCCTTGATGTTACAATTCAGGCACAAATACTAGATTTAATGAAAGAAGTAAGTAAAAAGTTCGATACTTCTATTCTATTAATTACTCATGATCTTGGAGTAGTTTCAGAGATTGCAGAAAGAGTAGTAGTAATGTATGGTGGTCAAGTTGTTGAAGAAGCATCAGTAGATGATCTTTTTGATGAACCATTCCACCCGTATACAGAAGGACTAATGGCATCTATTCCTGCAATTGACGGAGAGATTACACGTTTACAATCAATTGAAGGAAACGTTCCTTCTCCGGAGAACATGCCTATAGGCTGTAGATTCGCTCCTAGATGTGTAAAAGCATTTGACCGTTGTCATTCAGAATTACCACAACTAAAACAGGTTAATGGACAGCGCTCAGTAAGGTGCTTTTTATACGATAGTGAGGAGGCAGGGGCATGATTTCAACTACAAACTTAGAATCTGAGAAATTAGTAATCGATAACGATCAAACTGCAATTCTTGAATTACAAGATGTAAAGAAACACTTCCCTATAAAGGCAGGATTACTTCAAAGAACCGTAGGACAGGTAAAGGCTGTTGACGGCATAAACCTAAAACTTTATAAGGGTGAGACGCTAGGTATTGTTGGTGAATCAGGCTGTGGTAAATCTACTGCTGGTAGAACAATTATACGACTCTATGAACCTACAGAAGGAAAGATACTTTTTAAAGGCAAAGATATATCACATATGTCTGAAAATCAGCTTCGTAAAGAAGTAAGAAAAGATATCCAAATGATCTTTCAAGATCCATTTGCAACATTAAATCCGAGAAAAACGTTACGTTCAATCATTAGTGAACCAATGATTACACACAATTTATACAGTGGTAAAGAACGTGAAGAAAAAGTTAAGGAATTACTAGATACAGTTGGGCTAAATTCTTCATTTATCAACCGTTATCCACATGAGTTCTCTGGTGGTCAACGTCAAAGAATTGGAATTGCAAGAGCACTAGCACTAAAACCTGAATTAATTATTGCAGACGAAGCAGTATCAGCCCTAGATGTATCGATACAAGCCCAGATCATAAACTTAATGCAGGATTTACAAAAAGATTTTGGATTGACGTATATTTTTATCTCTCATGACCTTAGTGTTGTTCGTCACATTAGTGACCGCGTGGGTGTAATGTACTTAGGTAAAATGATGGAATTAGCAGGAAAGGATAGTTTATACGCAAATCCTCTCCATCCATATACACAAGCACTACTATCAGCAGTACCTGTTACTAGGAAAAAAGGTGCGGTTAAGAGGGAAAGAATTGTTCTTAAGGGTGAATTACCTAGCCCGTCTAACCCACCAGCTGGTTGTGTATTTCATACAAGATGTCCAGCTGCTACAGATATTTGTCGTCAAGCAGTCCCTGAGTTTAAAGAAGTGGAAAATGATCATTATGTAGCCTGCCATCTTTACTAAGAAGATGGTAGTGCATAAGATAAATTTCACTTGAAAGGGGTGATGGAAGGAAGATATTGCTTTAAAAGTGTCTTAAGTAATCTAATAATTCAAAAAACGATAGGGGGAAATGAAATGAAGCTTAAAAAGTCAGCTTGGCTACTATTATGTTTAACTTTAGTAATGTCATTATTCTTAGCTGCTTGTTCTGGTGATTCAACAGCACCAGCTGAAACACCGAAAGAAGAAAAACCAAAAGAGGAAACTCCAAAAGAGGAACCTAAAGATACTAACGAACCACAATTCGGTGGAGATCTTATCGTAGGATCAATTGGTTCTCCTACATTATTCAACTCGTTATATTCTTCAGACAATTCAAGTGGTGAAATTGAAGGTTTCATCTATAATGGATTAGTTGGTGGGGATACTGAATTCAATCCAGTTAACGACTTAGCATCAGACGTTCAAATGTCTGAAGATGGCTTAACATGGACAATTAAACTTCGTGACGATGTAAAATGGCATGACGGTGAACAGTTTAATGCTGATGACGTTGTATTCACTTACAATGTACCATTACATGAAGACTATGATGGTCCTCGTAAATCAGCGTTCGAAGGTATTGAGAGTATCACTAAAGTAAGTGATTATGAAATTGTAATTAAACTTTCTAAAATTGATGCAACATTCGGCACAACTGGTTTAAGCTATGGTATCTTACCTGAGCATATCTTAGGAGCTGTACCTGTTGCAGAACTAGGTGAGCATGAATTCAACACAAAATCTCCTATCGGTACTGGTCCATTCAAATTTGCTGAGTGGAAAGATGGAGAGTATGTTAAAGTTGTTGCTAACGAAGACTACTATGAAGGTCGTCCTTACTTAGACTCTATCACTTATAAAATTGTTCCTGACCAAAATGCTTTACTTGCTCAGTTACAAGCTGGTGACGTTCACTACATTAACGTACCAGGAACTGATTTAGAAACAGTTAAAGAATTCCCTGGAATCAAGATTCAATCTGGTTTAGCTCTTTCTTATACTTACTTTGGAGTTAACCAATTACAAGATCGCTTTAAAGATGTAAGAGTACGTCAAGCATTCACTCATGCTCTTGACCGTGAAGGTATTGTTGAAGCTGTAATGAACGGTGATGGTGAAGTTGCACACGTTCCAGAATCACCATTATCATGGGCTTACAGTGATGATGTAACTAAGTTTGAATACAATCCAGAAAAAGCAAAACAACTTCTTGCTGAAGCTGGTTGGACAGATACTGACGGAGATGGCTGGTTAGATAAAGACGGAGAAAAATTATCTTTCACTGTGAAAACAAACCAAGGTAACAAAATCCGTGAAGATATTGCTGTAGTTTTACAACAACAATTTAAAGAAATCGGTGTTGAAGCTATTCCTCAAATCGTTGAGTGGAGCGCATTCATCGAGCAAGTTACTGCACCAAACTGGGATTACGATGCTATGATTTTAGGTTGGGCATTATCAACATTCCCTGACCTATACGATATTTTCCACAGCAGTCAAATGGAGCAAGGCTTAAACTTCACTCATTGGGATAATGCTGAAGCTAGTAAGCTAATGGAAGATGCTAGACAAATTCTAGATCGCGATGAGTACAAAAAAGCTTACGCACAAATTTATAAGATCGTATCAGAAGAACAACCATATACTTTCTTATACTATCCAAATGCACACTATGCAATGCCTGAGAACTTAGAAGGAAAAGAGTTCCATGCTAGAGCTGCTTTCTATGACATTAACAAATGGTGGTTCAAAACTGAATAATTTCTATTGATTATTCAAGAAACAATAGAAGTAGAGGGGGAGGGGGGTTTCCCTTCCCTCTTTAATTAATTTTGAAAGTAAAACTAGAATAAATCGCTGATTTTTTTTAGTTACAACATACATTAAGGAATTACTAAACTAGAGCTTAAAGGAGAATTAGCTATGGTAACATATATCATTCGCCGTATAATAATGGCTATTCCCTTATTAATAGGAATTACCATACTGTCTTTTGCTATTGTAAAAATGGCACCAGGTGGCGCAACTACCTTATTAATGGATCCGAATATTAAGCCAGCTGATTTAGAGAAGTTTTATGAAAAATATGGTTTAAATGATCCAATTCATATTCAATATGGAAAATGGTTAGGAAATATGGTTCAAGGTGATTTCGGTACATCTCTTGTTCGTAAAGGTACACCAGTTAGTGAAATGATTTTGAATCGATTACCTAATACCCTATTGTTAATGGGAGTATCAACCATTTTAGCGATTATCATTTCAATCCCTTTTGGGGTTTTATCTGCAACAAAGCCATACTCTAAAACGGATTATACCGTTACAGTAACCTCCTTTTTGGGTCTAGCCACACCAAACTTTTGGCTAGGATTAGTTCTAATTATGTTCTTTTCAGTGAAACTTGGCTGGTTTCCAACAGGTGGCACCCAGACTTTAAATGCTCCTTTTAGTATCTGGGATAGACTACATCACTTGGTACTCCCAGCATTCGTTCTTGCAACAGCCGATATGGCAGGTCTTACCCGATTTACTCGTACAAGTATGTTAGAAGTAGTAAAGCAAGACTATATGAGAACTGCACGTGCAAAGGGTTTTAAGGCTACAAAAGTTATCTACAAACATGGATTACGTAATGGGTTAATCCCAGTCATAACAATTTTCGGATTAATGCTACCAGGCTTTATTGGTGGGTCTGTTATTGTAGAATCGGTATTTGGTTGGCCAGGAATCGGAAAGCTATTTATTGACTCTGCGTTCCAACGTGACTATCCGGTTATTATGGCATTAACAGTTATCTCTGCAGTATTTGTAGTAATTGGAAATCTTATGGCGGACATTTTATATGCAATCTTTGATCCGCGGATTGAGTATTAAGAAGGGGGAAGTTTTTGATGTCACAAACTAATCTTACACCTAAAACTTCTAACGATGCTGCGTTAATCCATGCGGTTAGTAAAAAGCCAGACACGATGACAAAAATTATATTTTCTAAGTTTATGAAAAATAAGTTAGCGGTCATTGGTGGAATCTTTTTATTATTAATAATTGGTGCTGCTGTATTTGCTCCAGTATTAGCACCGTATTCGTTCGAAGAACAAAGATTACTAGATAAATTAAAGCCACCTAGTAAGGAATACTTACTTGGAGCTGATAAGTTCGGTCGTGATATATTAACTCGTCTACTTTATGGTGCGAGAGTATCACTATTAGTAGGATTTGCATCTGTATTTGGTGCAATTACTATTGGTACAATTATCGGATCTTTAGCTGGATATTTTGGAGGCATCATTGATGCGATATTAATGAGATTTGTTGATATTATTATATCAATTCCTCAGCTTTTCCTTTTAATTACTTTAGTTACAATTTTCCAACCTGGTGTTGATAAACTAATTCTTATCTTTGCTTTAACAAGTTGGACAACAACAGCACGTTTAGTTCGTGGGGAATTCCTATCTTTAAGAACACGTGAATTCGTTCTGGCGTCTAGAACGATTGGAACAAGAGCTTATAAAATTATCTTCTCTCATATACTACCAAATGCACTTGGTCCGATTATCGTTGCTGCAACATTACAGGTAGGTGGAGTAATCCTAGCCGAATCAGCTTTAAGTTATCTAGGATTAGGTATTCAACCACCAACTCCAAGCTGGGGAAATATGCTACAGGATGCACAGAACTTTACAATCATGTTAAAAGCATGGTGGTATCCGTTATTCCCGGGATTACTGATTTTATTTACTGTATTATGTTTTAACTTTGTTGGTGATGGTCTACGAGATGCACTTGATCCAAAAGTTAACGATTAGAAAAAGTCAAGAGCCGATCTTGGCTTTTTCTTTTTGTTCAATTTCAATAATTTCATTCAATATTGAGTGTTACTCCGATTCGTTAGAACATATAGTGTAGTAAGTGGACAAGGTGGGGGAGATAATGGATGAGTAATTATAATCATCTATCATGTGTAGTTGGTGTTTTTTATGATTTTTAGGATGTTTGTTTTTTTGTTGGGATTTGGACTAGCTATTGCAGGGGGAATTAGTGCAATAGCTTATTTAAACTTATTAACAACAGGGCATGCATTTACAGAATACATTCATTTCATTTCTCATAGGCCTGAATTTTACTTACTTCCCATAGGTTTCGTTTTAATTTGGACAAGTGTTTATGTACCATTCAAACGTAATAGCCACAAATAGACTTTGAACGATATAATGATGTTTCTAGAAATTTATAAAAGATACAATATTAAAAAAGATCCTTTTACAATTTAAGAAGAATATGGAATAAAAACTTTTCTTTCTGCCTATACTGTTGACAAACAGTTGTGAAGTGAGGGGTAGAACATGTTGTATCTTCATGATATTTGGGTAAATTGGTTTGAAGGTGAAGAGAACGGTTATAATGTTTGTCACTTCCACGAGTGGCGTAAAGATGATAGTGTTGAACTTCTAGATCAAGTCCCTTTACTTAAGGTAGATTCTCTTTTATTCGACTATATTGAGAATGATTTAATGGAATTACCGCAACAGCTCTTAGGTGATATTTTTCAAAAAGCATATGTACGAAAAAATCATGAACGGATTCAACTAGATTATTGTTTCGTAGTAACCGATGGACAAGGTATTTTAGCTGTTGATACAATCGGGTATAATATCCCGATCCGTAAGAGTCGCTTGATACCAAGACAAGAGCAGCTCGTATACGATATGGTGAGTGAACAAGAATCAATTCCATATAGCTTTGACCATATTCGTACGTCTACTGAAAAGGAATATCACATTCTATCGCCTTCACCAGATGAAATGAAGGGGTTAACCAGAAAAGAAAGACAACTTAAACAGCTATTGTTTATGGCTCTTGATCAATTACAATCAACAAAAAATGCTGCGGAGATTCGCTATTGGTATACGGAATGGAATCCAAAGAAATATGAACCTATTCAAACAATGACTTTCGAAGAAGTTTGGCAGAATCTATACGAAGAAACAAGAAATGGTTGGTCTCCTAAACATATTCAATTATGTGAGAATTTAATTAAGGGACAGCCCTTTTTTGAAAAACTATGGGAATTAGAACAAGAAACAAAAGTAAATTAAACTGTACATAAGAAAAAGCAGTACCCTAGGATGGTAAGGGACTGCTTTTTTTATTTAATCTTCTAATTTAAAACGTTCAACTGATTTTTGTAAATCGGATGCCATATCTAATAAAGATTCTATGTGAGTGATTACTGAATTCATGTTACTAGATGTTTGTACTGATGCGGCTGCAACCTCTTCTGTGCTTGAAGTGGCATCGGTTGCTACATGAAGAGCCTCTTTAGACTTTTCTTGTATTTCTACAACATGCTCTGTTTGTTCTGATACTAGTTTATCCATTAATTCAACAGAACCAAGAACAGAATCCATTGATTTAATAATTTCAAGTAAAGCTTGCTTTGCTTGTTCAGCTGACAGGCTTTCTTCTTTTGCTTGTTTTATACTACTACTCATTTTTTCATTCACAATTGCTATTGACCCAACTACATTATTAATAATAGTTTCAACTTCATTTGATGCCGCTCTACTCGCTTGAGCAAGTTTTCGTACTTCATCTGCTACAACAGCAAAGCCTTTACCATGTTCACCTGCACGTGCCGCCTCTATACTAGCATTAAGTGCAAGTAGATTTGTCTGATCAGCAATTTCACGGGATGTTTGTACAATATTTCGTATTTGATTTGTACGATCTTCTAGTACTTTAACTTCATTAGCAGAGTCTGAAGTCGAGCTTGCCAGATTTTGAACACCGTTTATTAGACTATCAAGTATTTGTTGGTTAGAGGCTATTGTCTTTTGGGTAAATACAGCTGTCTGTATCACTTCAGACTTCTGTTCATCTAATTTAGTAGCAATATTTAATAGAGTTGTTATTTTCTCATCATTGCTTTGGCTAATCGCCACCTGATTCTCAGCACCAAATGCAATTTGCTCAATCGCAGCATTTATTTCTTGAGATGCTGCAGCTACGTCTTCTGCAGTTTCTTTTAAGCGTTGTGAGGTGTTAAAAGTTAAACTTGAGGCATTTTTCGTTTGCGTTACAATGCCTCTAAGGTTTGTAATCATACTATCAAATGATGTTGCAAGAGCACCGATTTCATCTTTCCGATGTATTTCAGTTAAAGTCGTTAAGTCTCCATTTGAAATACGATTTGAAGCAACTATTAGTTTATTAATAGGTGAAACTAATCTTCTAGAGAAGATAATCGAGAAGACTGTAACAGCAATAATTGATGCAAATATAATTAAATATATAATTCGTTGAATATCAGAAATAGCTGCAAAAGCAACCTTTGTAGGAGTTTCTACAAACACTGCAAGTCCTAGATTATGATCATACGTATATGAAGTAACTTGTTCATTGTTATTTTCATTTTTAAAGATTCCAGAACCATTTAATATTGAAGTTTCGGAGAAGTCTGTTTCTTCAATTTGACTTACCATTTGTTTGATTCCTTCATGAGCTAAAAGGTTTAAGAAGTTGCCTTCTGCATCAACTTGTTCATTGAGCCAACTTTTATCATTTGTTGATACTAAAGAACCATCCTTGGATACGATATACATTTTTTGTTCTGTACTTTGGTCAATGCCACTCGTAACTTCATTCCATAATGTATTCATATCTATATATGTACCAATAATACCAATTGGTCTATTTAATAAATCAGTAACAGAAACAGCTGTTTCAATATAATGCCTTGAGCCAATATAATTTTCACGTGATTCTACAGAACTAATATAAAGGTCATTCTCCATAACACTCGAATAAACTGCATCATCTTTACGATCACTAACAACTGACTTATAACCTTGACGCATCTGTTCCATGCCATCTTGACCTATATGATAAATGTCGAGGAACTTCTTATTTGATCCCCGCATTTTAGCGTAGCCATTACTAATTTCTTGATCTGACTTTTGTTTAAGAGAATCTGACATTAACTGTAATTCTTCAACCGTAGTATCTACATAGGTTTGGATGCTCTTGATCTGTGTTTCAGCAACCATAGTTGATTGTTGTCGAATACTTTGCTCCATGTTCTTTCCAATGTAAGGTGACACAATTGAACTAAGAATTACACCAAAAGCGGTAACAGAAATTATAAAAGCAATATTGATTTTAAAACCTATTGAATGTCTATTTAGATTTAGTTTAGGTTTAAAACCATTTCTTGATTTTTGTAGTTTCTGTAGCTTCCGGGAACTGAATAAAGCTTTGATTTTTTTAAGGAAATATTCTGACTTTTTCATATGTAACCCCCATCTTTCGAACTAGAATAAATTATACCACAGCTAGTTAGAAAGTTGGGGGAAATTGTCGAAATTATGTAGAAAAAGAGCGGGAATATTTACCCCAGCTCTGTTAAAATTCTATTTTCTTTTACGTCCAAGACCCATTGCCTTTTCCATTTTCTTTACCATTTTACTTGCAACTAAATTTGCCTTCCCGGCACCTTTGTCTAGAATCTCATCAAGTTCTGGAGAATTGATAATAGAATGGTACTTCTCTTGAATTGGAGTTAATTCTTCTATAACTACTTGTGCTAAATCTGATTTAAATTCTCCATAGCCTTTTCCTTCGTATTGTTGGACTAGCTCCTGAACGGATTTGTTTGTTAGGACTGAATAAATGGATAGTAAGTTTGAAATCCCTGGTTTGTTTTCTTTGTCAAACTGAACAATACCATCTGAATCTGTAACCGCACTCTTGATTTTCTTTTCAATTTGCTTTGGCGGATCTAACAGGGTGATAAATGCTTTCGTATTTGGATCTGATTTGCTCATTTTCTTTGTAGGCTCAGCTAGCGACATTACTCTTGCCCCATCCTTAGGGATTCTGGGCTCTGGAATTGTAAAGATATCATTATACTTCTTATTGAAGCGCTCACCAATATCACGGGTCAGTTCGATATGTTGTTTCTGATCTTCACCGACCGGTACGAGATCTGTATTGTAGAGGAGAATATCTCCAGCCATAAGTGGAGGATAGGTTAATAGCCCAGCAACTACAGCTTCCTTGCCTTGAGACTTATCCTTATATTGAGTCATTCTCTCAAGTTCACCGATATAAGCTACGCATTGTAACATCCATCCAGCCTGTGCATGAGCTGGAACCTCTGATTGAATAAATAGTGTTGATTTATCAGGGTCAATTCCAATTGCTAGATAAAGGGCTGCTAAGCTACGAATGTTTTTACGAAGTTCAGTAGGGTCTTGTGGTACTGTAATTGAGTGTTGATCTACAATACAAAAGTAACAGTTATAGTCTTTTTGAAGCTCTATAAATTGCTTCATAGCACCGATATAGTTCCCTAAAGTAACAGAACCACTTGGTTGAATTCCAGAAAAAATTGTTTTCATGTTTGTTTCTCTCCTTATTAATAATAAACATTTGAAGGTAGTTCTCCTGGTGTGAAGGGAACAACTTAATGGTCTTGAACATAATAAAAAACCACCCATCCCTAACTATAATAGTTAGGGACGAATGGTTACCGCGTTGCCACCCTAGTTATTTCATTTTTACATAAAAAATGAAATCTCTCTGACCCATTTTGCGAATGGGGCCTAAATAACGCTAAGCTTACGTCCTGACCTACTATCAATGTTCAGTCAGAATGCTCAAAAGTCCATTCCCCATCATCTCTATACCTGTTCCCACCAACCACAGGCTCTCTAAAATAGAAGAAAATGCGTACTACTCTTTATCAATGCATTTACGAATTAAATTATTGATAGTATATACAATTCCTGGCAGAAATGCAATCTAAATTTGTTTAATTGTATGGCTTTTTTTCGCAAGATTCGG
Encoded here:
- the opp4B gene encoding oligopeptide ABC transporter permease, whose product is MLQYSLRRILSMIPLLLLISLVVFSLAKMMPGDPFAGEIDPSNTNPKYIEEMREKLGYNDPILVQYGRWITKFVQGDFGKSTVYKKPAAELIADRIPNTLLLAITALVLTYVISFFMGMYAGRKPYTIGDNLIAGYNYIALAIPSFVAAILAIYFFSFQLNWFPFSGSVKIGLEEGTMEYYLSKMHHVLLPALVLGLMSSASYTQFLRNDIIENSRKDFVRTARAKGTKESKIYNKHILRNSVIPLVTFLGFDIAALISGAVITETIFTYPGIGQLFLESVTRRDYAVMMSITMLLSFLSLFGNLIADLVYGLVDPRIRLD
- the opp4C gene encoding oligopeptide ABC transporter permease, which codes for MEVVTKPNTPTPKNVAKSPSPWVIARRKFVKNKLAMISLIFLVVVTILSFLAPYITTKDIIRVDFMNISKEPSAANWLGTDTNGRDVFTRMLYAGKSSLTVGLACMFFITLIGTTVGSIAGYFGGKVDQLLMRFVDFILNFPFLVFVIVLNTILVGKVSGLWTLIGVICLLSWGGVARIVRSRILAEKENEYILAAESIGCRPSKVIIKHLLPNVASTIIVQATLLMAVMIVAESALSFLGFGVPVDTPSWGNMLAEARDSDVLRNKTWMWVPPAVAITLVILSINFIGEGLKDAMNPKSRR
- a CDS encoding ABC transporter ATP-binding protein, with translation MSALLEVKNLKTHFFKKKTVIPAVDGVDLKINKGETVALVGESGSGKSITSLSIMRLVPTPPGKIVDGEIYLDGKELVSMSENDMCKIRGNEISMIFQEPMTSLNPVLTIGEQITEILTYHQKMTKNEANKKAIELLEMVGFSRAAELINDFPHRLSGGMRQRVMIAMAMSCNPKLLIADEPTTALDVTIQAQILDLMKEVSKKFDTSILLITHDLGVVSEIAERVVVMYGGQVVEEASVDDLFDEPFHPYTEGLMASIPAIDGEITRLQSIEGNVPSPENMPIGCRFAPRCVKAFDRCHSELPQLKQVNGQRSVRCFLYDSEEAGA
- a CDS encoding ABC transporter ATP-binding protein is translated as MISTTNLESEKLVIDNDQTAILELQDVKKHFPIKAGLLQRTVGQVKAVDGINLKLYKGETLGIVGESGCGKSTAGRTIIRLYEPTEGKILFKGKDISHMSENQLRKEVRKDIQMIFQDPFATLNPRKTLRSIISEPMITHNLYSGKEREEKVKELLDTVGLNSSFINRYPHEFSGGQRQRIGIARALALKPELIIADEAVSALDVSIQAQIINLMQDLQKDFGLTYIFISHDLSVVRHISDRVGVMYLGKMMELAGKDSLYANPLHPYTQALLSAVPVTRKKGAVKRERIVLKGELPSPSNPPAGCVFHTRCPAATDICRQAVPEFKEVENDHYVACHLY
- a CDS encoding ABC transporter substrate-binding protein; amino-acid sequence: MKLKKSAWLLLCLTLVMSLFLAACSGDSTAPAETPKEEKPKEETPKEEPKDTNEPQFGGDLIVGSIGSPTLFNSLYSSDNSSGEIEGFIYNGLVGGDTEFNPVNDLASDVQMSEDGLTWTIKLRDDVKWHDGEQFNADDVVFTYNVPLHEDYDGPRKSAFEGIESITKVSDYEIVIKLSKIDATFGTTGLSYGILPEHILGAVPVAELGEHEFNTKSPIGTGPFKFAEWKDGEYVKVVANEDYYEGRPYLDSITYKIVPDQNALLAQLQAGDVHYINVPGTDLETVKEFPGIKIQSGLALSYTYFGVNQLQDRFKDVRVRQAFTHALDREGIVEAVMNGDGEVAHVPESPLSWAYSDDVTKFEYNPEKAKQLLAEAGWTDTDGDGWLDKDGEKLSFTVKTNQGNKIREDIAVVLQQQFKEIGVEAIPQIVEWSAFIEQVTAPNWDYDAMILGWALSTFPDLYDIFHSSQMEQGLNFTHWDNAEASKLMEDARQILDRDEYKKAYAQIYKIVSEEQPYTFLYYPNAHYAMPENLEGKEFHARAAFYDINKWWFKTE